In Pseudomonas fakonensis, one DNA window encodes the following:
- a CDS encoding TraX family protein — translation MRSAGLDLVKWTAILTMVADHLRYLWPAADGLFVLGRLAFPLFCLAIAVNVGRSMPGRFATPGNARYLGWLLLFAVLSEAPYRWLDNGSSTLNVIPTLALGLLVAWGVHHSGRLARTGALLAVLLATLFSAQIMYGLPGVLLPAALLLARSRGGWCWAVACLLAVAGNFTNSWLRGHPLAPIALQVAATAALAVPFGFWLLRQDNWRIPPVGRWGYAFYPLHLLAIKGLQGLT, via the coding sequence ATGCGTTCGGCCGGGTTGGACCTGGTGAAATGGACGGCGATCCTGACCATGGTCGCCGACCATTTGCGCTATTTGTGGCCGGCTGCTGACGGGTTGTTCGTGCTTGGGCGGCTGGCATTTCCATTGTTCTGCCTGGCCATAGCGGTGAATGTCGGTCGCAGCATGCCAGGCCGGTTCGCTACCCCGGGCAATGCCCGCTACCTGGGTTGGCTGCTGCTGTTCGCGGTGCTTTCCGAGGCCCCTTACCGCTGGCTGGACAACGGTTCGAGCACGCTCAACGTGATTCCCACACTGGCCCTTGGCCTGCTGGTAGCCTGGGGTGTGCACCACAGCGGGCGGTTGGCCCGAACAGGTGCGCTGCTGGCGGTGCTGCTGGCAACCTTGTTCAGTGCGCAGATCATGTACGGCTTGCCAGGGGTTTTGCTACCGGCGGCGCTGTTGCTGGCCAGAAGCCGGGGAGGGTGGTGCTGGGCCGTGGCCTGCCTGCTGGCGGTGGCGGGCAACTTCACCAATAGCTGGTTGCGCGGGCATCCACTGGCACCCATTGCCTTGCAGGTTGCTGCCACGGCCGCATTGGCGGTCCCGTTCGGCTTCTGGCTGCTGCGCCAGGACAACTGGCGCATTCCGCCGGTAGGGCGCTGGGGTTACGCTTTCTATCCATTGCACCTGCTGGCGATCAAGGGCCTGCAGGGGCTCACCTGA
- a CDS encoding metal-dependent hydrolase gives MDSLTQAVLGAALQGTVLGRLQGRRSLLYGAALGTVPDLDVIIRYADPVSQMTYHRGFSHSVFVLTALALLLAWLVNRCWPNKGYNLPRLFLAFWLVLITHPVLDAFTVYGTQLFWPLHTTPESWAAVFIIDPVYTVPLLLAVLYAGLKGLKGRALSLLSLALAFSTAYLGFGLAGRMAAEQRFELALQQQGIASSEVRAVPIAFNTLVWRVLAKTPDGDYYEGASSWFDREPPELLRQPRNLAAGKVLDGVPLHERLRWFTGDWLRYDVVGDALVVTDLRMGIPGNYTFRFQMAQRDGAGQWQAIQPRGWVAGGAASLFDGDKLSLIWRRVFAQQPPLPLAAWAAQPEGHAAEARH, from the coding sequence ATGGACTCACTAACCCAAGCCGTCCTCGGCGCCGCCCTGCAGGGCACTGTGCTAGGTCGCCTTCAAGGCCGCCGCTCGCTGCTCTACGGCGCTGCCCTGGGCACCGTGCCCGATCTTGACGTAATCATCCGCTACGCCGACCCCGTGTCGCAGATGACCTACCACCGCGGTTTCTCCCACTCAGTGTTCGTGCTCACTGCCCTGGCCCTGCTGCTGGCCTGGCTGGTCAACCGCTGCTGGCCGAACAAAGGCTACAACCTACCACGCTTGTTCCTGGCGTTCTGGCTGGTGCTGATCACCCACCCGGTACTCGACGCTTTCACCGTCTATGGCACCCAACTGTTCTGGCCGCTGCACACCACACCAGAAAGCTGGGCTGCAGTGTTCATCATCGACCCGGTATACACCGTGCCGCTGCTACTGGCCGTGCTCTACGCCGGCCTCAAGGGCCTCAAGGGCCGGGCGCTGAGCCTGTTGTCCCTGGCGTTGGCCTTCAGTACCGCTTACCTGGGCTTCGGCCTGGCCGGGCGCATGGCCGCCGAACAGCGCTTCGAACTGGCACTACAACAGCAAGGCATCGCCAGCAGTGAGGTGCGCGCCGTGCCCATCGCCTTCAATACCCTGGTGTGGCGCGTGCTGGCCAAAACCCCGGATGGCGACTACTACGAAGGCGCCAGCAGCTGGTTCGACCGTGAACCGCCCGAGCTGCTACGCCAGCCACGCAACCTTGCCGCCGGCAAGGTGCTCGACGGCGTGCCGCTGCACGAGCGCCTGCGCTGGTTCACCGGCGACTGGCTGCGTTACGACGTGGTGGGCGACGCGCTGGTGGTCACCGACCTGCGCATGGGCATCCCCGGCAACTACACCTTCCGCTTCCAGATGGCCCAGCGCGATGGCGCCGGGCAGTGGCAGGCCATCCAGCCCCGTGGCTGGGTGGCGGGCGGGGCGGCGTCGCTGTTCGATGGCGACAAGCTGTCGCTGATCTGGCGGCGCGTTTTCGCTCAGCAACCGCCACTGCCCCTGGCAGCCTGGGCGGCCCAGCCTGAAGGGCATGCTGCCGAGGCCCGGCACTGA
- a CDS encoding histidine phosphatase family protein: MLQGTLTTTPYPTRRLPRPKTLFKALAAILLAAATTTLWYSARPQVADLGSPRQMTRSGAYADWAKGSVIVLVRHAERCDRSHATCLDDPTGITVDGSLAAIGVGQGLEQLGLQGSDILASPEVRTRQTASFMFGKTVPSQAWLARCDATFASTALAHKRAGHNLVLVTHSGCIDQLERQFGVAGNERSIGYASALLLGEGSDGKAHILGRLNASQWHKLSNPKEA; encoded by the coding sequence ATGCTGCAAGGCACCCTGACAACCACCCCCTACCCAACCCGCCGCCTGCCCCGCCCAAAAACCCTGTTCAAGGCCCTGGCCGCAATACTGCTGGCAGCAGCCACCACCACCCTGTGGTACAGCGCCCGCCCCCAGGTCGCCGACCTCGGCAGCCCACGCCAGATGACCCGCAGCGGCGCCTACGCCGACTGGGCCAAAGGCTCGGTGATCGTCCTGGTGCGCCACGCCGAACGCTGCGACCGCTCCCATGCCACCTGCCTGGACGACCCCACCGGCATCACCGTGGACGGCAGCCTGGCCGCCATCGGCGTAGGCCAGGGCCTGGAGCAGTTGGGCCTGCAAGGCAGCGATATCCTCGCCAGCCCCGAAGTACGCACCCGCCAGACCGCAAGCTTCATGTTCGGCAAAACCGTCCCCAGCCAGGCCTGGCTGGCCCGCTGCGACGCCACCTTCGCCAGCACCGCACTGGCGCACAAGCGCGCCGGGCACAACTTGGTGCTGGTCACCCACAGCGGCTGCATCGACCAGCTCGAGCGCCAGTTCGGCGTGGCCGGCAATGAACGCTCGATCGGCTACGCCAGCGCACTGCTGCTGGGCGAAGGCAGCGACGGCAAGGCGCACATACTCGGCCGCCTGAACGCCAGCCAATGGCACAAGCTCAGCAATCCCAAGGAGGCTTGA
- a CDS encoding aldo/keto reductase, with amino-acid sequence MKYRPLGTSGLQVSALTLGSMMFGEQTSTEDSLRIIDKAWDQGINFIDTADVYNGGRSEEIVGEAVARNRHDWIVASKAGYGPVDGVPNRSGLSRKHLFNALEASLTRMGTDYLDIYYLHREDHTVPLEETVRAIGDLLAQGKIRYWGVSNFRGWRIAEICHIANQLGVAKPVVSQPLYNIVNRQAEPEQLTAAGYHGLGVVPFSPLARGVLSGKYAPGSTPDAGSRAGRQDKRIMEVEWRQESLSIAQKIHAYTEAKGVGIVEFAIAWVLNNQLVSSAIVGPRTEAQWDTYAGALQIKVSAEDEAFIDSLVTPGHASTPGFNDVAHFVSGRLPRG; translated from the coding sequence ATGAAATACCGCCCCCTCGGCACCTCTGGCCTGCAGGTTTCGGCCCTGACCCTCGGCAGCATGATGTTCGGTGAGCAAACCAGCACCGAGGATTCGCTGCGCATCATCGACAAGGCCTGGGATCAGGGCATCAACTTCATCGACACCGCCGACGTGTACAACGGCGGGCGCTCCGAGGAAATCGTCGGCGAGGCGGTGGCGCGCAACCGCCACGACTGGATCGTCGCCTCCAAGGCCGGCTACGGCCCGGTGGACGGCGTGCCCAACCGCAGCGGGCTGTCGCGCAAGCACCTGTTCAATGCGCTGGAAGCCAGCCTGACGCGCATGGGCACCGACTACCTGGACATCTACTACCTGCACCGCGAAGACCACACGGTACCGCTGGAAGAAACCGTACGCGCCATCGGCGACCTGCTGGCCCAGGGCAAGATCCGCTACTGGGGCGTGAGCAACTTCCGCGGCTGGCGCATCGCCGAGATCTGCCACATCGCCAACCAGCTGGGCGTGGCCAAACCTGTGGTCAGCCAACCGCTGTACAACATCGTCAACCGCCAGGCCGAGCCCGAGCAACTGACCGCCGCCGGCTACCACGGCCTGGGCGTGGTGCCGTTCAGCCCGCTGGCCCGTGGCGTGCTCAGCGGCAAGTACGCCCCCGGCTCCACCCCGGACGCCGGCAGCCGCGCCGGGCGCCAGGACAAGCGCATCATGGAAGTGGAGTGGCGCCAGGAATCGCTGAGCATTGCCCAGAAGATCCACGCCTACACCGAGGCCAAGGGCGTGGGCATCGTCGAGTTCGCCATTGCCTGGGTGCTCAACAACCAGCTGGTCAGCTCGGCCATCGTCGGCCCGCGCACCGAGGCGCAGTGGGACACCTACGCCGGGGCGCTGCAGATCAAGGTCAGCGCCGAAGACGAAGCCTTCATCGATTCGCTGGTCACCCCGGGGCATGCCTCGACGCCAGGCTTCAACGATGTGGCGCACTTTGTCAGCGGGCGTTTGCCGCGCGGGTGA
- a CDS encoding phosphatase PAP2 family protein, which yields MPLSARQRFYLSNLGLPLLLAALVWLLFDLTNLDRWFSDLLYDPATGHFLFQHDALFETLTHKWPRILPDWTGELALIGALLSLLWLLVARSAGATALLEAARLAPLLRLSNRHQRDLWYVVLAFALSTTLIHYLKSHTGVYCPVETTLYGGSQPHLEWFEQFSLLSKAGDGRCWPGGHASSGFTLLALYFVALRHRWVHARALLLAILAVGMLYGTTRVLQGWHYMSHTFWAGIVVWLSCCSCALLCYGRPALQAAPARISNRRACETPSALQSR from the coding sequence ATGCCCTTGTCCGCCCGCCAACGCTTCTACCTGAGCAACCTCGGCCTGCCACTGCTGTTGGCCGCCCTGGTGTGGCTGCTGTTTGACCTCACCAACCTGGACCGCTGGTTCAGCGACCTGCTGTACGACCCGGCCACAGGCCACTTCCTGTTCCAGCACGACGCCCTGTTCGAAACGCTCACCCACAAATGGCCACGCATCCTGCCCGACTGGACCGGCGAACTGGCCCTGATCGGCGCCCTGTTGTCGTTGCTGTGGCTGCTGGTCGCACGCTCGGCCGGGGCCACTGCCCTACTCGAAGCTGCCCGCCTGGCCCCGCTGCTGCGCCTGAGCAACCGCCACCAGCGCGACCTGTGGTACGTGGTACTGGCCTTCGCCTTGAGTACAACGCTGATCCACTACCTGAAAAGCCACACCGGCGTTTACTGCCCGGTGGAAACCACCCTGTACGGCGGCAGCCAGCCACACCTGGAATGGTTCGAGCAGTTCAGCCTGCTGAGCAAGGCCGGGGACGGCCGCTGCTGGCCCGGTGGCCATGCCTCCAGCGGCTTCACGTTGCTGGCGTTGTACTTCGTGGCCCTGCGCCACCGCTGGGTGCATGCCCGCGCCCTGCTGCTGGCCATCCTCGCCGTCGGCATGCTCTACGGCACCACCCGCGTGCTCCAGGGCTGGCACTACATGTCGCACACCTTCTGGGCAGGCATCGTGGTGTGGTTGAGCTGCTGCTCGTGCGCACTGCTGTGCTATGGCCGCCCGGCGTTGCAGGCAGCGCCTGCGCGCATCAGTAATCGCCGCGCTTGCGAAACGCCCAGCGCCCTGCAATCACGGTAA
- a CDS encoding LysR family transcriptional regulator: MEPNRFGDIAAFVSAVKAGSFTAAGASLGLTRSAVGKSIARLEARMAVRLLNRTTRKLSLTDEGLVAFERWQQILDDLDEVDTTMAQRRGKPTGTLRLTAPLSFGQRHVLPILDRYLKQWPELRADIRFTDRYVDLVEEGVDVAVRIGAPKEDSQLLTRTVAWQQFVTCAAPAYLAAHGTPQVPADLYGHDKIAFLVGEKSSPWRFRTEAGLHLCEEPGRLNIDSSEAMLDGARAGFGLIHLPTYITGDDLRAGTLVEVLHEYRPPADPIRIVYPSKRHLSPRVRGFIDLLVASWEDGVPWED, encoded by the coding sequence ATGGAACCCAACCGCTTCGGCGATATCGCCGCCTTCGTCAGTGCCGTGAAGGCCGGCAGCTTCACCGCCGCCGGCGCAAGCCTGGGCCTGACCCGCTCGGCGGTGGGCAAAAGCATCGCCCGGTTGGAGGCGCGCATGGCGGTGCGCCTGCTCAACCGCACCACGCGCAAGTTGAGCCTGACTGACGAGGGCCTGGTGGCGTTCGAGCGCTGGCAGCAGATTCTCGATGACCTCGACGAGGTCGACACCACCATGGCCCAGCGCCGGGGCAAGCCTACCGGCACCTTGCGCCTGACCGCGCCATTGTCGTTCGGCCAGCGCCATGTGCTGCCGATTCTTGACCGCTACCTCAAGCAGTGGCCCGAGCTGCGCGCCGACATTCGCTTTACCGACCGCTATGTCGACCTGGTGGAAGAGGGCGTCGACGTGGCCGTGCGCATCGGCGCGCCGAAGGAAGACTCGCAGCTGCTCACCCGCACCGTGGCCTGGCAGCAGTTCGTCACCTGCGCCGCGCCCGCGTACCTGGCCGCCCATGGTACGCCACAGGTGCCGGCCGACCTGTACGGCCACGACAAGATCGCCTTTCTGGTGGGCGAAAAATCCAGTCCCTGGCGCTTTCGCACCGAGGCCGGGCTGCACCTGTGCGAAGAGCCGGGCCGGCTCAACATCGACAGCTCCGAGGCCATGCTCGACGGCGCGCGGGCGGGCTTCGGGCTGATTCACCTGCCCACCTACATCACTGGCGACGACCTGCGTGCCGGCACCCTGGTAGAGGTACTGCACGAGTACCGGCCACCGGCCGACCCGATCCGCATCGTCTACCCGAGCAAGCGGCACCTGTCGCCGCGGGTTCGCGGGTTCATCGATTTGCTGGTGGCCAGCTGGGAAGACGGAGTGCCTTGGGAGGATTGA
- a CDS encoding LLM class flavin-dependent oxidoreductase: MTALSVLDLVMIGEGKTYADAIEETRQLARHVEQHGYRRYWIAEHHDMPGIGSAATSLVINEVANATRQIRVGAGGIMLPNHAPLVVAEQFGTLDTLHPGRIDLGLGRAPGTSGPTVRALRGAAPERDFETDIAELRDYLADNGKRQVRGVPGQHEVPVWILGSSLFGADLAARLGLPYAFASHFAPRYLLQAIAHYRANFQPSAQLAKPYVMVGVNIFAAANDAEADYLASSHRQWMLDLHVGRFGLLPKPQEGYVQGLPAHERAVLEQVMACTIAGGPQRVREGLQALIGQTGADELMIDCRIHDPLARQRSHALVAQAIADL, from the coding sequence ATGACAGCCCTGTCCGTCCTGGACCTGGTGATGATCGGCGAAGGCAAGACCTACGCCGACGCCATCGAAGAAACCCGCCAGTTGGCCCGCCATGTCGAACAGCACGGTTACCGGCGTTACTGGATTGCCGAACACCACGACATGCCCGGCATCGGTTCGGCCGCCACTTCGCTTGTGATCAACGAAGTCGCCAACGCCACCCGACAGATCCGCGTCGGTGCCGGCGGCATCATGCTGCCCAACCATGCGCCGCTGGTGGTGGCCGAGCAGTTCGGTACCCTCGATACCCTGCACCCCGGGCGTATCGACCTGGGCCTGGGCCGTGCGCCCGGCACATCGGGGCCGACCGTGCGAGCGTTGCGTGGTGCTGCGCCAGAGCGTGATTTCGAAACCGACATCGCCGAACTGCGCGATTACCTGGCCGACAACGGCAAGCGCCAGGTACGCGGCGTGCCTGGCCAGCACGAGGTGCCGGTGTGGATCCTCGGCTCCAGCCTGTTCGGCGCCGACCTGGCGGCGCGGCTTGGCTTGCCATACGCCTTCGCCTCGCACTTTGCCCCGCGCTATCTGTTACAGGCCATCGCCCATTACCGGGCCAACTTCCAGCCTTCGGCGCAACTGGCCAAGCCGTATGTGATGGTGGGGGTGAACATTTTCGCCGCCGCCAACGATGCCGAGGCCGACTACCTGGCCAGTTCGCACCGGCAGTGGATGCTCGACCTGCATGTGGGGCGTTTCGGCCTGTTGCCCAAGCCGCAGGAAGGCTATGTGCAAGGCTTGCCTGCCCATGAGCGGGCGGTGCTGGAGCAGGTGATGGCCTGCACCATCGCCGGTGGGCCGCAGCGGGTGAGGGAGGGGCTGCAGGCGCTGATTGGCCAGACGGGGGCGGATGAGCTGATGATCGATTGCCGCATCCATGACCCACTGGCACGGCAGCGCTCGCATGCCTTGGTGGCGCAGGCAATTGCAGACCTCTAA
- a CDS encoding alkene reductase: MKLFEPLKLGPLTLPNRAFMAPLTRLRSLEPGDVPTPMMAEYYTQRASAGLIITEATQISFQAKGYSGSPGIHSAEQIAAWRQVNEGIHGAGGHSAVQVWHTGRVSHTSLQPGGEAPVAPSALAANARTTLRDENNQLIRVETSTPRELSEAEIAGIVADFGQAAVNAREAGFDFIELHAAHGYLLHQFLTPSANVREDRYGGSVENRARIVLEAVDAAIAQWSADRVGIRIFPLGGFNGIDNGEDQEAAGLYLIGELAKRNLAYLHLSEPDWSGGKPLRDEFRQAIRAIYPGVIVAAGAYTAEKAEDLLGRGLIDAVAFGRAFIANPDLVERLKQQAPLNEHRAQFDYANGPEGYTDYPFLKQA, from the coding sequence ATGAAACTGTTCGAACCCCTCAAGCTCGGCCCTCTGACCCTGCCCAACCGCGCCTTCATGGCCCCGCTGACGCGCCTGCGCAGCCTGGAGCCAGGCGATGTGCCGACGCCGATGATGGCCGAGTACTACACCCAGCGTGCCAGCGCCGGGCTGATCATCACCGAAGCCACGCAGATCTCCTTCCAGGCCAAGGGCTACTCCGGCTCGCCAGGCATCCACAGCGCCGAGCAGATTGCCGCCTGGCGCCAGGTCAATGAAGGCATCCATGGCGCCGGCGGCCACAGCGCGGTGCAGGTGTGGCACACCGGCCGGGTGTCGCACACCTCGCTGCAGCCTGGCGGCGAAGCGCCGGTGGCGCCTTCGGCACTGGCTGCCAACGCCCGCACTACGCTGCGCGATGAAAACAACCAGCTGATCCGCGTCGAAACCTCGACCCCGCGTGAACTGAGCGAGGCCGAAATTGCCGGCATCGTCGCCGACTTCGGCCAGGCCGCGGTCAATGCCCGTGAGGCCGGTTTCGATTTCATCGAGCTGCACGCCGCCCATGGCTACCTGCTGCACCAGTTCCTCACCCCCAGCGCCAACGTGCGTGAAGACCGCTACGGCGGCAGCGTCGAGAACCGCGCACGCATCGTGCTCGAGGCGGTGGACGCCGCCATCGCCCAGTGGAGCGCCGACCGCGTGGGTATTCGCATTTTCCCGCTGGGCGGCTTCAATGGCATCGACAACGGCGAAGACCAGGAGGCCGCCGGCCTGTATCTGATCGGCGAACTGGCCAAACGCAACCTGGCCTACCTGCACCTGTCCGAGCCGGACTGGTCGGGCGGCAAGCCGCTGCGTGACGAGTTCCGCCAGGCGATCCGGGCCATCTACCCGGGTGTGATCGTGGCTGCCGGCGCCTACACCGCCGAAAAGGCCGAGGACCTGCTGGGCCGCGGGTTGATCGACGCCGTGGCCTTTGGCCGCGCCTTCATCGCCAACCCGGACCTGGTTGAGCGCCTGAAGCAACAGGCGCCGCTGAACGAGCACCGCGCGCAGTTCGACTATGCCAACGGGCCTGAGGGGTACACCGATTACCCGTTTCTCAAGCAGGCGTGA
- a CDS encoding PQQ-dependent dehydrogenase, methanol/ethanol family → MTPTGPHRRLLPSALAVTLSLTCLLPAHAAEVDGARIIAADQEPGNWMSHGRTYDEQRFSPLKAIDQGNVNQLGLAWSYKLDLDRGVEATPIVVDGVMYTTGPFSVVYALDARNGKLLWKYDPQSDRHRAGEACCDAVNRGVAVWQGKVYVGVLDGRLEAIDAKTGKRVWSVDTRSDDTRSYTITGAPRVVNGKVVIGNGGAEFGVRGYVTAYDAETGKQVWRFFTVPGDPKLPPENKAMQIAAKTWHGDAFVEQGGGGTAWDSFAYDPELNLLYIGVGNGSMWDPKWRSQAKGDNLFLSSIVAVNADTGEYAWHYQTTPGDAWDFTATQHMILAELPIEGRQRKVLMQAPKNGFFYVIDRQTGELLSAKNIVPVNWAKGVDLKTGRPIFNDEAAAYWKDGKRKLVTPAFWGAHDWHPMSYNPQTGLVYIPAHIMSAYYEHIPEAPKRHPFKSVYQLGLRTGMMPEGADGLLEMAKTWSGKLIAWDPVKQAPAWEVPYVTIFNGGTLSTAGNLVFEGSADGRVIAYAADSGKKLWESPAASGVMAAPISYSVDGEQYVTFMAGWGGAFSTFAGALSLRAGVQPFAQVLTYKLGGTAQLREPAPPADAPKPPPLTADAKTVAAGAALYDGNCSQCHGIHAVSGGVLPDLRKLTAEKHQMFLGILYGGRVPDGMPSFAERLKPDEVAQVHAYLIKRAHDLQQEGAVWQQFSAKPAAHTPLADNDTQE, encoded by the coding sequence ATGACCCCAACCGGCCCACACCGCCGGCTCCTGCCGAGCGCCCTTGCCGTCACCCTCAGCCTGACTTGCCTGCTGCCCGCCCACGCCGCCGAAGTGGATGGCGCGCGCATCATTGCCGCCGACCAGGAGCCCGGCAACTGGATGAGCCACGGCCGTACCTACGACGAACAACGCTTCAGCCCGCTCAAGGCCATCGACCAGGGCAACGTCAACCAGCTGGGCCTGGCCTGGAGCTACAAACTCGACCTGGACCGTGGTGTGGAAGCTACGCCCATCGTGGTGGACGGGGTGATGTACACCACCGGGCCCTTCTCGGTGGTGTATGCGCTGGATGCGCGCAACGGCAAGCTGTTGTGGAAGTACGACCCGCAATCGGACCGCCACCGCGCCGGCGAAGCCTGCTGCGATGCGGTCAACCGTGGCGTGGCGGTGTGGCAGGGCAAGGTCTACGTCGGCGTGCTGGACGGGCGCCTGGAGGCCATCGACGCCAAGACCGGCAAGCGCGTGTGGTCGGTGGACACCCGCAGCGATGACACCCGCAGCTACACCATCACCGGCGCCCCGCGGGTGGTCAATGGCAAGGTGGTGATCGGCAATGGCGGTGCCGAGTTCGGCGTGCGCGGCTATGTCACCGCCTATGACGCCGAGACCGGCAAGCAGGTGTGGCGCTTCTTCACTGTGCCGGGCGACCCCAAGCTGCCGCCGGAAAACAAGGCCATGCAAATCGCCGCCAAGACCTGGCACGGCGATGCCTTCGTCGAACAGGGCGGTGGCGGCACGGCGTGGGACTCGTTCGCCTACGATCCCGAGCTGAACCTTCTGTACATCGGTGTCGGCAACGGCTCGATGTGGGACCCGAAGTGGCGTAGCCAGGCCAAGGGCGACAACCTGTTCCTGTCGTCGATCGTGGCGGTGAACGCCGATACCGGTGAATACGCCTGGCACTACCAGACCACCCCGGGCGATGCCTGGGACTTCACCGCCACCCAGCACATGATCCTCGCCGAGCTGCCCATTGAAGGCCGCCAGCGCAAGGTGCTGATGCAGGCGCCGAAAAATGGCTTCTTCTACGTGATCGACCGGCAGACCGGCGAGCTGCTGTCGGCCAAGAACATCGTGCCGGTGAACTGGGCCAAGGGCGTCGACCTCAAGACCGGCCGACCGATCTTCAACGACGAGGCTGCCGCCTACTGGAAGGACGGCAAGCGCAAGCTGGTGACCCCGGCGTTCTGGGGCGCCCACGACTGGCACCCGATGTCCTACAACCCGCAGACCGGCCTGGTGTACATCCCGGCGCACATCATGTCGGCCTACTACGAGCACATTCCCGAGGCGCCCAAGCGCCACCCGTTCAAGAGCGTGTACCAGCTTGGCCTGCGCACCGGCATGATGCCCGAGGGCGCCGACGGCCTGCTGGAGATGGCCAAGACCTGGTCGGGCAAGCTGATTGCCTGGGACCCGGTGAAGCAGGCGCCGGCCTGGGAGGTGCCCTATGTCACCATCTTCAACGGCGGCACCCTGAGCACGGCCGGCAACCTGGTGTTCGAGGGCAGCGCCGACGGCCGGGTGATTGCCTACGCCGCCGACAGCGGCAAGAAGCTGTGGGAGTCACCCGCCGCCAGCGGGGTGATGGCCGCGCCCATCAGTTATTCGGTGGATGGCGAGCAATACGTGACCTTCATGGCTGGTTGGGGCGGGGCATTCAGCACCTTCGCCGGCGCCTTGAGCCTGCGCGCCGGGGTGCAGCCGTTCGCCCAGGTGCTCACCTACAAGCTCGGCGGCACGGCGCAGCTGCGCGAGCCGGCGCCGCCGGCCGATGCGCCCAAGCCACCGCCGCTGACCGCCGATGCCAAGACCGTGGCCGCTGGCGCTGCGCTGTACGACGGCAATTGCTCGCAGTGCCACGGCATCCACGCGGTCAGCGGCGGCGTGCTGCCCGACCTGCGCAAGCTCACCGCAGAAAAACACCAGATGTTTCTCGGCATCCTCTACGGCGGCCGCGTGCCCGATGGCATGCCGTCGTTCGCCGAGCGCCTCAAGCCCGACGAAGTGGCGCAGGTGCATGCCTACCTGATCAAGCGCGCCCACGACCTGCAGCAGGAGGGGGCGGTGTGGCAGCAGTTCAGTGCCAAGCCCGCCGCCCATACCCCGCTCGCCGACAACGACACCCAGGAGTGA